One Aquila chrysaetos chrysaetos chromosome 22, bAquChr1.4, whole genome shotgun sequence genomic window carries:
- the IL4 gene encoding interleukin-4 yields MSSPVPVLLTFLALSACQGHMAALLQTSTLLKESIRLLSDPEMKVSCDKMNVTNIFAGNKKVDDMEILCKATTVTLEAQSCHKHLRGIYINLVKLVQMKSAVHKAPCPVAAGNTTSLCDFLEDLQKVLQRLVKDYSV; encoded by the exons ATGAGCAGCCCGGTCCCGGTCCTGCTCACCTTCCTGGCGCTGTCAGCCTGCCAGGGCCACATGGCCGCTCTGCTGCAGACCTCCACCCTTCTGAAGGAGAGCATCAGGCTGCTGAGCGACCCGGAGATGAAG GTTTCCTGTGACAAGATGAACgtgacaaatatttttgcaggcAATAAg AAAGTTGACGACATGGAGATCTTATGCAAAGCCACCACAGTCACCTTGGAGGCCCAGAGCTGCCACAAGCACCTGAGGGGCATTTACATCAATTTGGTCAAGCTGGTCCAAATGAAGAGCGCAGTCCACAAG GCACCGTGTCCCGTAGCAGCAGGCAACACTACTTCACTTTGTGATTTCCTAGAGGACTTACAGAAAGTCCTCCAACGATTAGTAAAAGACTATAGCGTTTGA